The proteins below come from a single Cricetulus griseus strain 17A/GY chromosome 6, alternate assembly CriGri-PICRH-1.0, whole genome shotgun sequence genomic window:
- the LOC100757022 gene encoding cytochrome c oxidase subunit 4 isoform 2, mitochondrial, whose protein sequence is MLPRAAWSLLMRTGGLGTRGTHSPGGTAGSQRKRISPYVDCYAQRSYPMPDEPFCTELTEEQRALKEKEKGSWAQLSQAEKVALYRLQFHETFAEMNHRSNQWKTVMGCVFFFIGFTALVIWWQRVYVFPEKVVTLTDERKAQQLQRLLDMKSNPIQGLAAHWDYEKKEWKK, encoded by the exons ATGCTTCCCAGAGCTGCCTGGAGTCTGCTGATGAGGACCGGAGGACTCGGAACTCGAGGGACACACAGCCCAGGAGGCACTG CTGGCAGCCAGCGGAAGAGGATAAGCCCCTATGTTGACTGCTATGCCCAGCGCTCCTATCCCATGCCCGATGAACCCTTCTGCACAGAGCTCACCGAGGAGCAGCGGGccctgaaggagaaagagaagggcagcTGGGCCCAGCTGAGCCAAGCAGAGAAGGTGGCCT TGTACCGGCTCCAGTTCCATGAAACCTTCGCAGAGATGAATCATCGCTCCAACCAATGGAAGACGGTGATGGGCTGTGTCTTCTTTTTCATTGGATTTACAGCTCTGGTGATTTGGTGGCAACGGGTCTATG TGTTCCCTGAGAAGGTTGTCACCCTGACGGATGAACGGAAAGCCCAGCAGCTCCAGCGCCTCCTGGACATGAAGAGCAACCCCATACAGGGCCTGGCTGCCCACTGGGATTATGAGAAGAAAGAGTGGAAAAAGTGA